A stretch of the Geovibrio thiophilus genome encodes the following:
- a CDS encoding DUF5131 family protein has product MPIWNPWHGCTKISPGCDHCYVYRMDAVHNKDSSKVEKTGSFNLPLRCTKSGDHKLTGSDVVYTCFSSDFFLKEADEWRRDIWEMIRFRSDLNFFIITKRIDRFRVSLPDDWAEGYENVTISCTVENQKMADYRLPIFLEVPVKHKSIICEPLLEAIDLSHYLTSAIESVIVGGESGTEARECDYDWVLSIRDQCRAAGVPFNFRQTGRHFRKDGKLYTLRRELHHSQAKKAGIDLP; this is encoded by the coding sequence TTGCCTATCTGGAACCCATGGCACGGATGCACAAAAATCAGCCCGGGATGCGACCATTGCTACGTATACCGTATGGACGCCGTGCATAACAAAGACAGCTCCAAGGTTGAAAAAACAGGAAGCTTCAATCTGCCGCTGAGATGCACAAAAAGCGGCGACCACAAGCTGACAGGAAGCGATGTGGTGTACACCTGCTTCTCATCAGACTTTTTCCTGAAAGAGGCGGATGAGTGGCGCCGGGACATATGGGAGATGATACGCTTCCGTTCGGATCTGAATTTTTTCATCATAACCAAACGGATAGACCGCTTCCGTGTCTCCCTTCCCGATGACTGGGCAGAGGGGTACGAAAACGTGACCATATCCTGCACTGTGGAAAACCAGAAAATGGCTGACTACCGCCTGCCGATTTTTCTGGAAGTCCCAGTGAAGCATAAATCTATAATATGTGAGCCCCTGCTTGAAGCCATTGATCTGTCGCATTATCTTACCTCTGCCATAGAATCTGTCATTGTCGGCGGCGAATCCGGCACAGAGGCGAGGGAGTGCGATTACGACTGGGTGCTATCAATACGTGATCAGTGCAGGGCGGCGGGAGTGCCGTTTAATTTCAGGCAGACAGGCAGGCACTTTCGCAAGGACGGAAAGCTGTATACTCTCCGCCGTGAGCTTCATCACTCTCAGGCGAAAAAAGCGGGGATAGATCTGCCTTGA
- a CDS encoding pyrimidine/purine nucleoside phosphorylase, with amino-acid sequence MDGFKNVSVVKKANVYFGGNVVSRTVRFEDGSVKTLGFMQAGEYTFNTAEAEVMEFMSGELEVDLPDRREPLVINGECTFEVPANSSFSLRVSKPADYCCSFVKNK; translated from the coding sequence ATGGACGGATTTAAAAATGTCTCGGTGGTGAAGAAGGCGAACGTATATTTCGGCGGCAATGTCGTGAGCCGCACGGTCAGGTTTGAAGACGGCTCAGTGAAGACTCTTGGCTTCATGCAGGCAGGGGAATACACCTTCAACACTGCTGAGGCGGAGGTTATGGAGTTTATGAGCGGCGAGCTGGAGGTTGATCTGCCTGACAGGAGAGAACCTCTGGTAATAAACGGCGAATGCACATTTGAAGTGCCCGCAAACTCAAGCTTTAGTCTGAGGGTTTCCAAACCCGCCGATTACTGCTGCTCATTTGTGAAAAATAAATAA
- the mprF gene encoding bifunctional lysylphosphatidylglycerol flippase/synthetase MprF has product MRLIKNIKNRHFLVLALYFILAVLLAVFLHSFLRKHSIHEIVADLNGIPAYKKAAALVLTSLSFFILSFYDFLGLKYAGAKVGKKQVMLASFISYAFGNSIGLSVLASGSVRYRYYSACGLSFGDISKVIIFTTATLWGGLVTLSGITFAVHSPLLSFPFINLRYAGVVLLLASAAYIFMLFRYREPFSIYSMPVSLPSPSLGVMQIFVGCADWLCVSAVLYVLLPDSANIGYFSFLSIFMLAQAAALISHVPGGVLVFETVLLSFLPPESSGAAIGALLVFRITYYILPLLAAACLVGFSEVLRLKSAMAKPILFAGRMYNAVTPMLMAAVVFIGGAYLLFSGATPVNPDRLPFLAKIIPLSLMESSHFLASLAGMGLIILSRGLLKKIDLAYQLTLILLTVGAVLSLFKGAEVETFALQGVIIFALFPTRGLYNKKSSFISEVLTKEWFFTILVIFLVFTWLGFFSYKHVEYRSELWWTFTFDDQAPRFLRAMVGLFTLIAVLAAFKLIQPSKPAFVPYTDDINKLIEPVVAKSDDTTAYLAYLPDKQYLFGEDGKSFIMYGTEGRSFISMGDPVGPEELAAELVFRFRKMSEEHGCRAVFYEVGADYIPHYLDAGLKIFKIGEQARVKLADFSLEGSHWSGMRNTIKKAEKEGCSLRIFSKEEVLPLLPVFRQLSDEWMQTKNSREKRFSLGCFSEDYLMRMPFAAVMRDNKPVAFANLWMTDSKHELSIDLMRYGNDAPKGIMEYLFIKLIIHAKEEEYEFFNLGMAPLSGFELHSFSPFWNRLAGIMFKHGERFYNFKGLRSYKEKFKPQWEPRYIAVQSIFSLPSALKSIASLISGGASGIFSK; this is encoded by the coding sequence ATGCGGTTAATAAAAAACATAAAGAACAGACACTTCCTTGTTCTTGCTCTCTATTTTATTCTTGCGGTTCTGCTGGCGGTTTTTCTTCATTCATTCCTGAGGAAGCACAGTATCCATGAAATAGTTGCCGATCTCAACGGTATTCCCGCATATAAAAAAGCAGCCGCACTGGTGCTGACCTCTCTGAGTTTTTTTATACTTTCATTTTATGATTTTCTCGGACTGAAATACGCCGGAGCAAAGGTCGGGAAAAAACAAGTGATGCTCGCCTCGTTCATAAGCTACGCCTTCGGTAACTCCATAGGGCTTTCCGTGCTTGCTTCCGGTTCTGTCAGATACAGGTATTATTCAGCCTGCGGACTGAGCTTCGGCGATATTTCAAAAGTGATAATTTTCACGACGGCAACCCTTTGGGGCGGTCTTGTGACGCTGAGCGGCATTACCTTTGCCGTCCATTCCCCTCTGCTGTCTTTCCCTTTTATAAATCTTCGCTATGCGGGTGTTGTGCTGCTTCTGGCATCCGCCGCTTATATCTTTATGCTTTTCCGCTACAGAGAGCCTTTCAGTATATACAGCATGCCCGTCAGTCTGCCTTCGCCCTCACTCGGAGTGATGCAGATATTTGTGGGCTGTGCGGACTGGCTCTGCGTATCGGCGGTTCTGTATGTTCTCCTGCCCGATTCGGCGAATATAGGCTATTTCAGTTTTCTGAGTATTTTCATGCTTGCTCAGGCTGCGGCGCTCATAAGCCATGTTCCGGGCGGCGTGCTTGTTTTTGAGACGGTGCTTCTCTCTTTTCTTCCGCCTGAATCATCCGGAGCGGCTATAGGCGCTCTTCTGGTTTTCAGGATAACTTACTACATCCTCCCGCTCCTCGCTGCGGCTTGTCTGGTGGGCTTTTCGGAAGTTTTAAGGCTGAAATCGGCAATGGCAAAACCTATCCTGTTCGCGGGGAGGATGTACAATGCTGTAACGCCTATGCTTATGGCGGCGGTAGTGTTCATCGGCGGCGCATATCTGCTTTTCAGCGGCGCTACTCCCGTCAACCCTGACCGTCTGCCGTTTCTGGCGAAGATAATTCCCCTGAGTCTCATGGAGTCGTCTCACTTTCTGGCGAGCCTTGCCGGAATGGGACTTATAATCCTTTCCAGAGGGTTGCTGAAAAAGATCGATCTCGCATACCAGCTTACTCTCATTCTGCTTACGGTGGGCGCTGTGCTTTCTCTGTTCAAAGGCGCAGAGGTTGAGACTTTCGCTCTTCAGGGAGTGATAATCTTTGCTCTTTTCCCCACCAGAGGGCTTTATAATAAGAAGAGCTCCTTCATCAGCGAAGTTCTGACTAAGGAGTGGTTCTTCACTATTCTTGTAATATTTCTTGTTTTCACTTGGCTCGGTTTTTTCTCATACAAGCATGTGGAATACCGGAGCGAACTCTGGTGGACATTTACTTTTGACGATCAGGCACCCCGCTTCCTCCGTGCTATGGTGGGGCTGTTTACGCTTATTGCCGTTCTTGCGGCGTTTAAGCTCATTCAGCCGTCAAAGCCTGCTTTCGTCCCTTATACGGATGATATAAATAAGCTGATTGAGCCTGTTGTCGCTAAAAGTGACGACACTACGGCATATCTGGCGTATCTGCCCGACAAACAGTATCTTTTCGGAGAAGACGGTAAAAGCTTCATAATGTACGGAACGGAAGGGCGCAGCTTTATCAGCATGGGCGATCCGGTGGGACCGGAAGAGCTTGCCGCTGAGCTTGTGTTCCGTTTCAGAAAGATGAGTGAGGAACACGGGTGCAGAGCCGTTTTTTACGAAGTGGGGGCGGACTATATCCCCCATTATCTGGACGCGGGGCTTAAAATCTTTAAAATCGGCGAACAGGCAAGAGTGAAGCTTGCTGATTTTTCTCTGGAAGGAAGCCACTGGAGCGGAATGCGCAACACCATAAAAAAAGCGGAGAAGGAGGGCTGCTCACTGAGAATTTTTTCAAAAGAGGAAGTTCTCCCCCTGCTTCCTGTTTTCAGACAGCTTTCCGATGAATGGATGCAAACCAAGAACAGCAGAGAGAAACGCTTCTCTCTCGGCTGCTTCAGTGAGGATTACCTCATGCGCATGCCTTTTGCGGCGGTAATGAGGGATAATAAGCCGGTAGCGTTCGCCAACCTCTGGATGACTGATTCAAAACATGAACTTTCAATAGATCTTATGAGATACGGAAACGACGCTCCGAAAGGTATAATGGAGTACCTGTTCATTAAGCTGATTATCCATGCGAAAGAGGAAGAATATGAGTTTTTCAACCTCGGTATGGCTCCGCTTTCCGGTTTTGAGCTGCACTCATTCTCCCCGTTCTGGAACAGGCTTGCGGGCATAATGTTTAAGCACGGTGAAAGATTCTATAATTTCAAAGGCTTAAGAAGCTATAAAGAGAAGTTCAAACCCCAGTGGGAACCGAGATACATCGCCGTTCAGAGTATTTTCTCTCTCCCTTCCGCTCTTAAAAGCATCGCGAGTCTCATAAGCGGCGGCGCATCGGGCATATTCAGCAAATAA
- a CDS encoding MetQ/NlpA family ABC transporter substrate-binding protein: MKGVTLKKLLLGAAVLIASAVLFAGCGKKEEKEASGEAAPAAAEQQAVTVKIGATPVPHVEILEFAKPILAEQGVNLEIITFTDYVQPNLALDKGELDANYFQHFPYLESFSADHGLSLRATAKVHIEPMGFYSAKVKSIAEVEDNAVIAIPNDPTNGGRALALLEKAGLIKLADGAGIKATVQDITENPKNITVKALDAAQLPRVLEDAAGAVINTNFALEAGLNPSKDALIIEDKDSPYSNILVVKAERANEEALVKLAEVLASPEVKAFIEEKYQGAIVPAQEVIR; encoded by the coding sequence ATGAAAGGTGTTACTTTAAAAAAACTGCTGCTCGGTGCGGCGGTTCTGATCGCATCAGCGGTTCTTTTTGCCGGATGCGGCAAAAAAGAGGAGAAAGAGGCATCAGGCGAAGCCGCTCCCGCAGCCGCTGAACAGCAGGCTGTTACAGTGAAAATAGGCGCCACCCCCGTTCCCCACGTGGAGATACTGGAGTTCGCAAAGCCTATTCTTGCGGAACAGGGCGTTAATCTGGAAATAATCACTTTCACCGACTATGTTCAGCCGAACCTTGCTCTGGACAAGGGCGAGCTTGACGCGAACTATTTTCAGCATTTTCCGTATCTTGAGTCTTTCAGCGCTGATCACGGTCTGAGCCTCAGGGCTACAGCTAAAGTTCACATCGAGCCAATGGGCTTCTACTCAGCAAAGGTGAAGTCCATTGCCGAGGTTGAGGATAACGCAGTTATCGCCATTCCCAACGATCCCACAAACGGCGGACGCGCACTTGCTCTCCTTGAAAAGGCAGGGCTTATCAAACTTGCTGACGGCGCAGGCATAAAGGCGACTGTGCAGGATATAACCGAAAACCCCAAAAATATCACAGTGAAAGCGCTTGACGCAGCTCAGCTTCCCCGTGTGCTTGAAGACGCTGCGGGTGCGGTGATCAACACGAACTTCGCTCTTGAGGCGGGGCTCAACCCCTCCAAGGATGCTCTTATCATTGAGGATAAGGACTCGCCCTATTCAAATATCCTTGTTGTAAAAGCAGAGAGAGCAAATGAAGAGGCGCTCGTTAAGCTTGCGGAAGTTCTCGCTTCTCCTGAAGTGAAAGCCTTTATAGAAGAAAAATATCAGGGCGCGATTGTTCCCGCTCAGGAAGTAATAAGATAA
- a CDS encoding methionine ABC transporter permease — protein sequence MPDSVYLFKMLKLVSPAVWETLYMIAASGAMAYIIGLPLGIYLVVSSNGHILPNTWVEKTLGTVINILRSAPFIVLMVALIPFTRAVVGTSIGTTAAIVPLVISTAPFVARIVETSLKEVPSGVIEAAQSMGASPWQIITKVLLPESRSSLILGAAITAINVVGYTAMAGAVGGGGLGDLAIQYGYNRFRTDVMIITVAVLVIIVQLIQTLGMRLAVRYSYGRKI from the coding sequence ATGCCTGATTCAGTTTATCTGTTTAAAATGCTGAAGCTTGTGTCTCCCGCAGTGTGGGAGACTCTGTACATGATCGCCGCTTCCGGCGCTATGGCGTATATAATCGGGCTGCCGCTGGGTATTTACCTTGTTGTGTCCTCCAATGGACATATTCTCCCCAACACTTGGGTGGAAAAAACTCTCGGCACGGTGATCAATATCCTCCGTTCCGCTCCGTTCATCGTGCTTATGGTGGCACTCATCCCCTTTACAAGGGCAGTGGTGGGCACATCGATCGGCACAACTGCGGCAATTGTCCCGCTTGTTATTTCAACAGCGCCGTTTGTGGCAAGGATTGTCGAGACATCGCTGAAGGAGGTTCCCTCCGGAGTAATCGAGGCGGCGCAGTCCATGGGCGCTTCCCCTTGGCAGATAATAACTAAGGTTCTGCTGCCCGAATCAAGAAGCTCGCTGATTCTGGGTGCGGCTATAACGGCTATTAATGTTGTGGGCTACACTGCTATGGCGGGCGCCGTGGGCGGCGGCGGTCTTGGAGACCTTGCCATCCAGTACGGCTACAACCGTTTCAGGACAGACGTGATGATAATAACCGTGGCGGTGCTGGTGATAATTGTTCAGCTTATCCAGACACTGGGTATGAGGCTGGCGGTTCGCTACAGCTACGGAAGAAAAATATAA
- a CDS encoding methionine ABC transporter ATP-binding protein has translation MIQINNLGKVYSTGRSSTRALGGVNLNIPKGSVYGIIGLSGAGKSTLVRCLNLLEKPTEGQILVNGQDLTSLSGTDLRIARRKIGMIFQHFNLLASRTVAENIAFPLEIDGMKRAAIKERVSELLPLVGLTEKADSYPSELSGGQKQRVGIARALALKPDVLLCDEATSALDPQTTLSILSLLKDINRELGLTIVIITHEMKVIKEICTHVAVLHDSRCVEDASVEEVFTAPKSETAKDFVASVFPAELPEELLKELSAHADAELVRINFLGDAASKPVINGLVTECGVQINILYGSIEHLRSSLFGNLILEIRGTAEQRARAHEYLKRNNLTFSYLSRGGADA, from the coding sequence ATGATTCAAATTAATAATTTAGGCAAGGTTTATTCCACAGGGCGAAGCAGTACCCGTGCTCTCGGCGGTGTAAATCTGAATATTCCCAAGGGTTCCGTTTACGGCATCATAGGTCTGAGCGGAGCCGGTAAAAGCACTCTGGTGCGCTGCCTTAACCTTCTGGAAAAGCCCACGGAAGGGCAGATACTTGTAAACGGGCAGGATCTCACTTCGCTTTCAGGCACTGATCTCCGCATAGCCAGACGGAAGATAGGGATGATATTTCAGCATTTCAATCTCCTTGCATCAAGAACTGTGGCGGAGAACATCGCCTTTCCCCTTGAGATAGACGGCATGAAAAGGGCTGCGATTAAAGAGCGTGTCTCAGAGCTTCTTCCTTTGGTCGGACTCACGGAAAAAGCGGATTCTTACCCTTCCGAGCTCAGCGGCGGGCAGAAGCAGAGGGTTGGCATAGCCCGTGCGCTTGCCCTCAAGCCGGATGTTCTCCTGTGCGATGAGGCAACCTCAGCTCTTGATCCGCAGACTACTCTCTCTATTCTCAGCCTGCTTAAAGACATCAACCGTGAGCTTGGGCTTACGATAGTTATAATAACCCACGAGATGAAGGTGATCAAAGAGATCTGCACCCACGTCGCAGTCCTTCATGATTCCAGATGCGTTGAGGATGCCTCTGTGGAGGAGGTCTTCACCGCTCCGAAATCTGAAACGGCTAAAGACTTTGTCGCCAGTGTTTTCCCTGCCGAGCTGCCGGAAGAGCTCCTGAAAGAGCTTTCAGCCCATGCGGACGCAGAGCTTGTGCGTATAAACTTTCTCGGCGATGCCGCATCAAAACCCGTCATAAACGGACTCGTAACAGAGTGCGGCGTGCAGATAAACATTCTCTACGGCAGCATAGAGCATCTGCGCTCATCGCTCTTCGGCAACCTGATACTGGAAATACGGGGAACGGCGGAGCAGCGCGCCCGTGCCCATGAATATCTCAAAAGAAATAATCTCACTTTTTCATACCTGAGCAGGGGAGGAGCAGATGCCTGA
- the rbsK gene encoding ribokinase, with protein sequence MSRFCVAGSLNIDLVTRTKRFPKKGETVQGESFSTFTGGKGANQAVALSKLGAETVMTGKLGNDIYAAQYMEYFRKLGISTEGITREETSTGIAVITVDENGENSIIIIPGANGRVSAEYIKEKNELIAKADFLLLQLEVPMEAVLEAAKIANSAGTRIIFDPAPAGDVPSELLKLADIITPNETEAEALTGIRPDDQTGFEAAGKALTAKGVKAAVMKAGSRGAYIYQNGRLIHAEGFKVNTVDTTAAGDTFNAGLAYALGEGMALRAAVRFANAAAAISTTKHGAQDGMPSLNEVQGLLEG encoded by the coding sequence ATGAGCAGATTTTGCGTAGCGGGAAGTCTTAATATAGATCTGGTTACAAGAACAAAGCGTTTCCCGAAAAAAGGGGAGACTGTGCAGGGCGAATCATTCAGCACGTTTACAGGCGGCAAGGGGGCGAATCAGGCGGTTGCTCTCTCCAAGCTCGGAGCAGAGACGGTTATGACGGGCAAGCTCGGCAATGATATATACGCTGCGCAGTATATGGAGTATTTCAGAAAGCTGGGCATCAGCACCGAAGGGATAACCCGAGAGGAAACCTCAACGGGAATAGCCGTTATTACCGTGGATGAAAACGGGGAAAACTCTATAATCATCATCCCCGGCGCAAACGGCAGAGTAAGCGCGGAATATATAAAAGAAAAAAATGAGCTTATCGCGAAGGCGGATTTTCTGCTGCTCCAGCTTGAGGTGCCCATGGAAGCGGTGCTTGAGGCAGCGAAGATCGCAAACTCCGCAGGAACGAGGATTATATTCGATCCGGCGCCGGCGGGGGATGTTCCTTCTGAGCTTCTCAAACTTGCAGATATAATTACACCTAATGAAACCGAGGCGGAAGCGCTCACCGGAATACGCCCTGATGATCAGACAGGGTTTGAGGCTGCCGGAAAAGCTCTCACCGCTAAGGGTGTGAAGGCTGCTGTGATGAAGGCAGGCAGCAGGGGCGCGTACATTTACCAAAACGGCAGGCTCATCCATGCGGAGGGCTTCAAAGTGAACACCGTGGACACCACCGCGGCGGGGGACACGTTTAACGCGGGGCTTGCCTATGCGCTCGGCGAGGGTATGGCGCTTAGAGCCGCAGTGAGATTCGCCAACGCAGCAGCAGCCATTTCAACCACAAAACACGGCGCTCAGGATGGAATGCCCTCACTCAATGAGGTGCAGGGTCTGCTTGAGGGCTGA
- a CDS encoding LacI family DNA-binding transcriptional regulator → MKKNITVAEIAKLAEVSPAAVSLVLNGKSGVGSETRERILRIARENSYKGLEGGVPRKKRKALLFVNIVKHGQILNENHKAFIADYIDGAQMKAGSKGYSLEVTAFPSFNPSEVVSYLNSSGADGAIILGTELDEGDITHFLKVHIPLVFIDLLYPHMPFDFVDMNNDSSVYNAVSHLVRMGHREIGIVTGRRETSNFAHRKRSFVKSLELSGLKADEMFFFTADSRYEDAYRDMREILASGVKMPSALFCVNDIIAMGCVRALKEKGYSVPEDVSVVGFDNLPATSMTEPPLTTVSVSKKKISSKAVSLLTQRIKEGSRMPYEKIMIGGEVIERKSVKRLANFKEDL, encoded by the coding sequence ATGAAAAAAAATATCACAGTAGCAGAAATCGCAAAGCTTGCAGAAGTTTCTCCCGCCGCCGTTTCCCTTGTGCTCAACGGCAAATCCGGCGTTGGATCGGAGACGAGGGAGCGGATTCTCAGAATTGCCCGTGAAAACAGCTACAAAGGACTTGAGGGCGGCGTGCCGAGGAAGAAGCGCAAAGCGCTGCTGTTTGTGAATATTGTCAAGCACGGACAGATCCTTAATGAGAACCATAAGGCATTCATAGCCGATTATATAGACGGAGCGCAGATGAAAGCGGGGAGCAAGGGCTATTCGCTGGAGGTCACGGCGTTTCCCTCCTTTAATCCCTCTGAGGTTGTTTCTTATCTCAACTCCTCCGGCGCAGACGGAGCGATCATACTTGGAACCGAGCTGGACGAAGGGGACATAACCCACTTTCTTAAGGTGCACATACCTCTTGTCTTCATAGATCTTCTTTATCCGCACATGCCCTTTGATTTCGTGGATATGAACAACGATTCTTCTGTTTACAACGCCGTTTCGCACCTTGTCCGCATGGGGCACAGGGAAATCGGCATAGTCACAGGCAGGAGAGAGACAAGCAACTTCGCCCACAGAAAGCGCAGCTTCGTTAAATCCCTTGAGCTTTCAGGGCTTAAGGCGGATGAAATGTTTTTCTTCACTGCGGATTCTAGATACGAGGACGCTTACAGGGACATGCGTGAAATACTCGCCTCCGGTGTAAAGATGCCGTCCGCTCTGTTCTGCGTGAATGATATAATAGCCATGGGCTGCGTCCGCGCGCTTAAAGAGAAGGGGTATTCCGTTCCGGAGGATGTTTCTGTGGTCGGGTTTGATAACCTGCCCGCAACATCAATGACAGAGCCTCCGCTGACAACAGTCAGTGTTTCCAAGAAGAAGATAAGCTCAAAGGCGGTAAGCCTCCTTACCCAGAGGATAAAGGAGGGCAGCCGCATGCCCTATGAGAAGATAATGATAGGCGGCGAGGTTATAGAGAGAAAAAGCGTGAAGCGCCTAGCGAATTTTAAGGAGGATTTATGA
- the rbsD gene encoding D-ribose pyranase, which produces MKKGQLLNSRISAVISEMGHTDTIVIADAGLPIPASAERIDLALTTGVPDFITTLLNVLSELQVEKITVAEEIIKANHTVWDMITAVVKKTAKTQGKPVETAMVSHERFKEMTKNAKAVIRTGECTPYANIILHSGVVF; this is translated from the coding sequence ATGAAAAAGGGACAGCTTCTTAACAGCCGTATTTCGGCAGTTATTTCAGAAATGGGACATACCGACACCATAGTCATAGCAGACGCAGGTCTGCCCATACCCGCTTCCGCAGAGAGGATCGACCTAGCCCTCACTACCGGAGTGCCGGATTTCATCACCACTCTGCTTAATGTCCTCTCTGAGCTTCAGGTGGAGAAAATCACCGTCGCCGAAGAAATAATCAAGGCTAATCATACAGTTTGGGACATGATAACCGCTGTAGTAAAAAAAACCGCAAAAACACAGGGAAAACCCGTTGAAACCGCCATGGTTTCCCACGAGCGCTTCAAAGAGATGACCAAGAACGCCAAGGCTGTTATCAGAACGGGCGAATGCACCCCTTACGCCAATATAATCCTGCATTCCGGAGTGGTATTCTGA
- a CDS encoding sugar ABC transporter ATP-binding protein: protein MNNAPLLEMKSITKTFPGVKALDDVSLRIFSGEVMALLGENGAGKSTLMKILSGVYTMDSGEMLYEGKKLTVKDPKDAQNKGIAIIHQELNLIPELTVSENIFLGREPVNPFGKIKYAEMNALAAEYLVRLGEKTLPTSKVSSLSVGQAQMVEIAKALSMNAKIIIMDEPTDALTDVETENLFKVINELKNDGKALVYISHKLSEVFEVCDRATILRDGTLVDEKPVAELDEESIIQLMVGRPLLERYPKSDCPQGEVVFEAISLTNSLVRSISFQVKKGEVVGIAGLMGSGRSEVAKTIFGVLPLTAGEIRLNGKPLKVTHPADAIAEGISYVSEDRKQLGLILGMSIKENITLPALKKYQNVFRHVSYDKETETSKEYIKKMSIKTTGPSQKVVNLSGGNQQKVAIAKGVVTEPNVLILDEPTRGVDVGAKKEIYELINLLKADGMAIILISSELPEVLGMSDRILIMSAGRISGELTRQDATQEKIMTLAISGLTQTA, encoded by the coding sequence ATGAATAACGCCCCTCTGCTTGAGATGAAAAGCATAACCAAGACATTCCCCGGAGTAAAGGCTCTGGACGATGTTTCCCTGCGGATTTTCTCAGGGGAGGTCATGGCGCTTTTGGGTGAAAACGGGGCGGGCAAATCCACTCTGATGAAAATTCTCAGCGGTGTTTACACAATGGACTCAGGGGAAATGCTTTATGAAGGCAAAAAACTCACCGTCAAAGATCCGAAGGACGCTCAAAACAAAGGCATAGCCATAATCCATCAGGAGCTTAACCTTATCCCTGAACTCACAGTGAGCGAAAATATTTTCCTCGGGCGGGAGCCTGTGAACCCCTTCGGTAAAATAAAATACGCTGAAATGAACGCTCTGGCTGCGGAATACCTTGTGCGCCTCGGCGAAAAAACGCTTCCAACGTCCAAAGTGTCGTCCCTCAGTGTCGGTCAGGCGCAGATGGTGGAGATAGCCAAGGCGCTTTCCATGAACGCTAAAATCATAATCATGGACGAACCCACAGACGCGCTTACGGACGTGGAAACAGAAAATCTCTTCAAAGTAATCAATGAACTGAAAAATGACGGCAAGGCACTTGTTTATATTTCCCATAAGCTTTCCGAAGTATTTGAGGTCTGCGACAGGGCAACAATCCTCCGTGACGGAACCCTTGTGGACGAAAAACCCGTGGCGGAGCTGGATGAAGAGAGCATAATCCAGCTTATGGTAGGCAGACCGCTTCTTGAGAGATACCCCAAGTCCGACTGTCCGCAGGGGGAAGTGGTTTTTGAGGCGATCAGTCTCACCAACTCTCTTGTGCGAAGCATCAGCTTTCAGGTGAAAAAAGGTGAGGTCGTGGGCATAGCGGGGCTTATGGGCTCAGGGCGCAGTGAAGTTGCGAAAACCATCTTCGGCGTACTCCCTCTCACGGCTGGCGAAATCAGGCTGAACGGAAAACCGCTGAAGGTTACCCATCCGGCGGACGCAATCGCCGAAGGCATATCATACGTCTCCGAAGACAGAAAACAGTTGGGGCTGATTCTTGGCATGAGCATAAAAGAGAACATCACCCTGCCCGCTCTTAAAAAATATCAGAATGTGTTCAGGCATGTTTCATACGATAAAGAGACGGAAACATCAAAAGAATACATAAAAAAGATGTCCATAAAAACCACAGGTCCTTCACAGAAAGTAGTCAACCTCAGCGGCGGCAACCAGCAGAAGGTTGCGATAGCCAAGGGTGTGGTCACAGAGCCTAATGTCCTGATTCTGGATGAACCGACAAGAGGCGTGGATGTCGGCGCCAAGAAAGAGATATACGAACTGATAAACCTGCTCAAGGCTGACGGAATGGCTATTATACTCATATCATCCGAACTGCCTGAGGTTCTGGGCATGAGCGACCGCATACTCATCATGAGTGCGGGACGCATATCCGGTGAGCTTACCCGACAGGACGCCACTCAGGAAAAGATAATGACGCTCGCCATAAGCGGGCTTACACAAACAGCCTGA